One genomic segment of Streptomyces sp. RerS4 includes these proteins:
- a CDS encoding phospholipase — MRRRLAPLLASAAVGLLTLATPASAAPADKPQILSSWTQTSASSQNAWVAARGNQGSWSAYGFDWSTDYCSSSPDNPFGFPFQTACARHDFGYRNYKAAGTFPANKPRLDDSFYSDLKRVCSQYSGVKKTSCDSTAWTYYQAVKAFGLSPQDTRTA; from the coding sequence ATGCGTCGCCGTCTCGCACCCCTGCTCGCCTCCGCCGCCGTGGGCCTGCTGACCCTCGCCACCCCCGCCTCGGCGGCCCCGGCCGACAAGCCGCAGATCCTCAGCAGCTGGACGCAGACCAGCGCGTCCAGCCAGAACGCCTGGGTCGCGGCGCGCGGCAACCAGGGCTCCTGGTCCGCGTACGGCTTCGACTGGTCGACGGACTACTGCAGCTCGTCCCCGGACAACCCCTTCGGGTTCCCCTTCCAGACGGCCTGCGCGCGCCACGACTTCGGTTACCGCAACTACAAGGCGGCCGGCACGTTCCCGGCCAACAAGCCCCGGCTGGACGACTCCTTCTACTCGGACCTGAAGCGGGTCTGCTCGCAGTACTCGGGCGTCAAGAAGACCTCCTGCGACAGCACGGCCTGGACGTACTACCAGGCGGTCAAGGCCTTCGGTCTCTCCCCCCAGGACACCCGCACCGCCTGA
- a CDS encoding DinB family protein: MTTPSRLIPLLDQFDFARRRLTDRMAGPVMDSGDGGDTKVGPMTDEEYLWEPASGCWSVRRRVDGPGQRATFLAGTGEWGRDAASYPHPWPPPLTTIAWRLSHLSEMLTLRADHTAGGHALTRDDYPISGDAAGAVAAFDAGAEAWRKALLSVDDAALDTVGYSTYPHGSDPEDLFLSIVWWVNQELLHHGAEIALLRDLYRARTPSN, encoded by the coding sequence TTGACCACGCCATCCCGTCTGATTCCGCTGCTCGACCAATTCGACTTCGCTCGCCGGCGCCTCACGGACCGTATGGCGGGGCCGGTCATGGACAGCGGCGACGGGGGCGATACCAAGGTCGGCCCGATGACCGACGAGGAGTACCTCTGGGAACCGGCGTCCGGTTGCTGGTCGGTACGCCGACGCGTCGACGGGCCGGGGCAGCGTGCGACGTTCCTCGCCGGCACCGGCGAGTGGGGGCGTGACGCCGCCTCCTATCCGCACCCCTGGCCGCCGCCCCTCACCACCATCGCCTGGCGCCTGTCCCACCTGAGCGAAATGCTGACCCTGCGCGCCGACCACACCGCCGGCGGACACGCACTGACCCGGGACGACTATCCGATCAGCGGGGACGCGGCGGGGGCGGTCGCGGCCTTCGACGCCGGCGCCGAGGCGTGGCGCAAGGCGCTCCTGAGCGTGGACGACGCCGCACTCGACACCGTGGGGTACTCCACCTACCCGCACGGCAGTGACCCGGAGGACCTGTTCCTCTCCATCGTGTGGTGGGTCAACCAGGAACTGCTGCACCACGGCGCGGAGATCGCGCTGCTGCGCGACCTCTACCGCGCCCGCACCCCGTCGAACTGA